From the bacterium genome, the window AGGAGGCTAAACTTGCTTCAACTGTGGAGTTAACTGAGGATGAGGTGGAGATCGTAAAAGGAATGCATTTATTGAGCATGAAGCCAATAATGTATATTTTGAATAAGAAGGCTGGTGGAACTAATTTGGACGAATTAAAGGACGAAAGATGGACAGAGCTTATGGATTTTCTTAAAGAGCAAAATGCTAAGTGGACAATAGTTGATGCTGGAATCGAACATGAATTGAAAGATCTAGAAGGGGAGGATAAGGATATTTTTAGAAAGGAGCTTGGTGCACATGACGATGGTGTTGACTCACTAATCAAGAAGGGTTATGAGCTACTTGACCTTGAAACTTATTTTACTACTGGAGTTGTGGAAACTAGGGCGTGGACAATTGCACGAGGTTCAACTGCACCGGTCGCTGGAATGGCAATTCACACTGATTTTAAAGATAAATTCATACGAGCTGAAATTGTTTTCTGGAAAGATTTAATAGGCGCAGGATCATACGTGGCTGCAAAAGAGAAAGGTCTAATTAGAACAGAGGGTAAAGAATATGTAGTAAAAGACGGCGATGTAATTGAGTTTAAGATATAATATCTGATATTG encodes:
- the ychF gene encoding redox-regulated ATPase YchF, whose translation is MKLSIGIVGLPNVGKSTLFNALTRKSVPAENYPFCTIDPSVGVVPVPDERLYKLAEFSQTQKTVPAAIEFVDIAGLVKGASEGSGLGNKFLAHIRETDAIAEVVRIFEDTNVIHVEGSVNPKRDIEVINLELILADQQTVTKRLVGVESGSKRNDKAAIAEKAVLVKIAAALEEAKLASTVELTEDEVEIVKGMHLLSMKPIMYILNKKAGGTNLDELKDERWTELMDFLKEQNAKWTIVDAGIEHELKDLEGEDKDIFRKELGAHDDGVDSLIKKGYELLDLETYFTTGVVETRAWTIARGSTAPVAGMAIHTDFKDKFIRAEIVFWKDLIGAGSYVAAKEKGLIRTEGKEYVVKDGDVIEFKI